From Candidatus Manganitrophus morganii, the proteins below share one genomic window:
- a CDS encoding PAS domain S-box protein translates to MLAILILTTSIVFQLAAAYLALRLIRITGRRTGWTMIAAAVFLMALRRCITLFGFLFGNGMPAPDPLTEWVALIISVLMLVGIGAISRLFSSIKRSEESFKQSEEKYRTLVEQASDGILIADPSGNYLDANDSACRMLGYTRNEILRLNIRSIVAFKGRSHVPQAILHLKDGREWIDEWMLERKDGTTFSAEISMKGLSDGRLLGVVRDITERKRTGEALRESQRTLATLMSSLPGAAYRCRNDKNWTLEFISEGSHSLTGYFPSDFTEGKISFGQLIHPDDQKAVWNDVQTALQGKRPYQLTYRIRTLLEEEKWVWEKGQGIFSPAGELLFLEGFVTDITERKRAEESLQEREERLRAIIENEPECIKLVDRAGNLLDMNPAGLRMIEADSLEQVEGQCIFRLAVVEHREAFEQLHKRVLQGESGSLVFDIITLKGARRTLETHETLLRDASGRVVAVIGITRDITERKRAEEALVQAEARLRLALQAGRIGTWDWNMATGQIIWSQGHEELWGMAPGAFKGTYAEFDARLHPEDRDGLQTAVEEALAQRRTYCHEFRVIWPDGSLHWMAGQGEPLFDSADQPVRMIGVVQDITERKRAEEALRESQASLEAAQERARLGSWEIDVSAQRGFWSREMFRLFDRDPTLGPPTFEEFIEFVHPEDRQILLATHARIIENNETAIFDFRTNPDRGAVKHFRATVDGIADAAGHVVRLAGTILDVTERKEAEEAIRRLNQDLERRVAERTAQLEAVNKEIESFSYSVSHDLRAPLRAMGGFSRVLLARYSDRLDPQGRDFLQRVDAASQRMAALIEDLLNLSRITRRVMRKAPLDLTALARSIAEELQAADPKRRVTFLIQDRMKAEGDRGLLRIALENLLGNAWKFTSKRPKAIIEFGRVEQEGKPTYFVRDNGAGFDMAYADKLFGAFQRLHSMSEFEGTGIGLATVQRIIHRHGGEVWAEAEVEKGATFYFTL, encoded by the coding sequence ATGTTGGCTATACTGATTCTGACGACATCGATAGTGTTTCAACTCGCCGCGGCGTATCTTGCCCTGAGATTGATCCGAATCACCGGAAGACGGACCGGTTGGACAATGATCGCTGCCGCTGTTTTTCTGATGGCCCTCCGGCGATGCATTACCTTGTTCGGCTTCTTATTTGGGAACGGAATGCCGGCTCCAGATCCGTTGACCGAATGGGTCGCTTTGATTATCTCGGTTCTGATGTTGGTCGGTATTGGGGCAATAAGCCGTCTTTTTTCCTCCATAAAGCGATCTGAGGAGTCGTTCAAGCAGAGCGAAGAAAAATATCGGACCTTGGTGGAGCAGGCAAGCGATGGCATCCTTATTGCCGACCCATCTGGAAACTATCTTGATGCAAACGACAGCGCTTGTAGGATGCTCGGTTACACGCGCAATGAAATTCTCCGGTTAAATATACGAAGCATCGTTGCATTTAAAGGCCGTTCTCATGTGCCTCAGGCTATTTTGCATCTCAAAGATGGCAGAGAATGGATCGACGAATGGATGCTCGAAAGAAAGGATGGGACAACCTTTTCTGCCGAGATCAGCATGAAAGGGCTTTCGGATGGACGGCTGCTCGGAGTCGTCCGCGATATTACCGAGCGCAAGCGCACAGGGGAAGCGCTGAGAGAAAGCCAGCGGACCCTTGCTACCCTTATGAGTAGTCTCCCGGGGGCCGCTTACCGCTGCCGAAATGACAAGAACTGGACTTTGGAATTCATTAGCGAAGGAAGCCACTCACTAACCGGTTATTTCCCTTCTGATTTTACGGAGGGGAAGATCTCGTTCGGGCAACTCATTCATCCGGATGACCAGAAAGCGGTCTGGAACGATGTCCAAACCGCTCTACAAGGGAAGCGACCCTATCAACTGACCTATCGAATCCGCACCCTCTTGGAGGAAGAGAAATGGGTATGGGAAAAGGGGCAGGGAATTTTCTCCCCTGCGGGTGAACTCCTCTTCCTGGAAGGCTTCGTGACGGATATCACCGAGCGCAAGCGGGCGGAAGAATCGCTGCAAGAGCGAGAGGAGCGGCTGCGTGCCATCATTGAGAATGAGCCTGAATGCATTAAACTTGTCGACCGTGCCGGCAACCTTCTTGATATGAACCCCGCTGGTCTTCGGATGATCGAAGCTGATTCTCTGGAACAGGTGGAAGGACAATGTATTTTCCGGCTTGCTGTGGTGGAGCATCGCGAAGCCTTCGAGCAGCTGCACAAACGAGTGCTGCAGGGGGAATCCGGCTCGTTGGTTTTCGATATTATCACTCTCAAAGGCGCGCGCCGCACGCTTGAAACACATGAGACTTTGCTACGAGACGCTTCTGGTAGGGTAGTGGCTGTGATTGGGATTACTCGAGATATTACCGAGCGCAAGCGGGCGGAGGAGGCGTTGGTTCAAGCGGAAGCACGGCTCCGGCTTGCGCTTCAGGCAGGCCGGATTGGAACGTGGGACTGGAACATGGCAACCGGACAAATCATCTGGTCCCAGGGTCATGAGGAATTGTGGGGCATGGCCCCAGGTGCTTTCAAGGGAACCTATGCGGAATTCGACGCCCGATTGCATCCGGAAGACCGCGATGGGCTTCAGACTGCTGTAGAGGAGGCCCTCGCGCAGCGTCGGACCTATTGCCACGAGTTTCGCGTCATCTGGCCTGACGGTAGCCTTCATTGGATGGCCGGTCAAGGGGAGCCCCTCTTCGACTCCGCCGACCAGCCGGTTCGGATGATCGGTGTGGTTCAGGACATCACCGAGCGCAAGCGGGCGGAGGAAGCGCTGAGGGAAAGCCAGGCCAGCTTGGAAGCTGCTCAAGAGCGGGCGCGGTTGGGGAGTTGGGAGATCGATGTCAGCGCGCAGCGCGGTTTCTGGTCGCGGGAGATGTTCCGTCTGTTCGACCGCGACCCGACGCTCGGTCCGCCTACATTCGAAGAGTTCATCGAATTCGTCCACCCCGAAGACCGGCAAATTCTTTTAGCGACCCATGCGCGCATCATCGAGAACAATGAAACGGCGATATTCGATTTTCGCACCAACCCCGACCGCGGAGCGGTGAAACATTTTCGCGCGACGGTGGACGGTATCGCCGACGCCGCCGGACATGTCGTACGGCTGGCCGGCACTATCCTCGATGTGACCGAGCGCAAGGAGGCGGAGGAGGCGATCCGGCGGCTCAACCAAGACCTGGAGCGGCGGGTCGCGGAGCGGACCGCTCAGCTGGAAGCGGTCAACAAAGAGATTGAATCATTCAGCTACTCTGTCTCCCACGATCTGCGGGCGCCGCTTCGGGCGATGGGCGGCTTCAGCCGCGTCCTCCTCGCAAGATATTCCGACCGGCTCGACCCTCAGGGGAGGGATTTTCTCCAACGGGTCGATGCAGCAAGCCAGCGGATGGCGGCGCTGATTGAGGATCTCCTCAACCTCTCCCGCATCACCCGGCGCGTTATGCGGAAAGCGCCGTTGGACCTGACGGCCCTTGCCCGGTCGATCGCGGAAGAACTCCAGGCAGCGGACCCAAAACGGAGGGTCACCTTCCTAATCCAGGATCGTATGAAAGCCGAAGGGGACCGAGGCCTCCTGAGGATCGCTCTGGAAAATCTGCTCGGGAATGCCTGGAAGTTTACCTCGAAGCGTCCGAAGGCGATCATCGAGTTCGGACGGGTTGAACAAGAGGGAAAACCGACCTACTTTGTTCGGGACAATGGGGCGGGATTTGACATGGCCTACGCCGACAAGCTATTCGGGGCATTCCAGCGCCTCCACAGTATGAGCGAATTTGAAGGAACGGGAATCGGCTTGGCCACTGTTCAACGGATCATCCATCGACACGGCGGAGAGGTTTGGGCCGAAGCAGAGGTGGAAAAAGGGGCAACATTCTACTTCACGCTTTGA
- a CDS encoding response regulator translates to MAKKTILLVEDDPDDEMLTRMALEENHLMNEIVVAHDGVEALDYLFGGGKYAGRELTDLPQVVLLDLKLPKLNGLDVLRAIRADDRTRLLPVVILTSANEDTDLLAGYNLGVNSYVLKPVDFHQFTEAVKQLGLYWLLLNVPLPGDNR, encoded by the coding sequence ATGGCTAAAAAAACGATATTGTTGGTGGAGGACGATCCGGATGACGAAATGCTCACCCGCATGGCGCTTGAAGAGAATCATCTGATGAACGAGATTGTGGTCGCCCATGACGGCGTCGAGGCCCTTGATTACTTGTTCGGCGGGGGAAAGTACGCCGGCCGGGAGCTCACAGACCTGCCGCAGGTGGTCCTCCTCGATTTGAAGCTCCCTAAGCTTAACGGTCTCGATGTCCTTCGCGCCATCCGCGCCGACGATCGAACGAGGCTCCTTCCCGTCGTCATCCTGACTTCCGCGAATGAAGATACCGATCTCCTCGCCGGGTACAACCTGGGAGTCAACAGCTATGTTCTAAAACCGGTCGATTTTCACCAATTCACCGAGGCCGTGAAGCAGCTCGGTCTTTACTGGCTTCTTTTAAACGTGCCTCTTCCCGGAGACAACAGATGA
- a CDS encoding response regulator, with translation MRKSLHVLVVEDSEDDTLLIVNELQQIGYDLSYKRVETPKAMDDALCQAGWDLIVSDYFMPRFSAPEALKLVKKAGLEIPFIIITGSVGEDIAVAAMKAGAHDYLMKDNLARLCPAIERELKEAESRRERKRAEEALKESREQLRNLAARMDSLREKERTWIAREVHDQLGQVFTSIKIDLSLMQKALARSDRSGEKTLALLHEKIASMSHLVDAAIRTVQKIGTQLRPGVLDDLGLVAAIEWQTKAFQTRTGISCRIKTNLQTVDLDRDRATAVFRIFQEILTNVARHAKATRVDILVEEENRQLFLDVEDNGLGISNQEISNPTSLGLLGMRERALLFNGEISISGISGKGTKVGLRIPLKKRGADRKARKPSI, from the coding sequence ATGAGAAAATCTCTTCACGTATTGGTCGTGGAAGACTCCGAAGATGACACCCTGTTGATCGTCAATGAATTACAACAGATTGGATATGATCTCTCCTACAAGCGGGTCGAGACGCCCAAAGCGATGGATGACGCTCTATGCCAAGCCGGTTGGGACCTAATCGTCTCCGATTACTTCATGCCCCGATTTAGTGCTCCGGAGGCCCTTAAACTCGTTAAGAAGGCCGGACTGGAAATCCCCTTTATTATTATCACCGGAAGCGTGGGAGAGGATATCGCCGTGGCCGCGATGAAGGCGGGGGCGCACGACTACTTGATGAAAGACAATCTGGCCCGGCTCTGTCCGGCCATCGAGCGGGAGTTGAAAGAGGCCGAGAGCCGCCGGGAGCGCAAGCGGGCCGAGGAGGCCCTGAAAGAATCTCGTGAACAGTTGCGGAACCTTGCTGCCCGGATGGACTCTCTCCGGGAGAAGGAGCGGACCTGGATCGCCCGCGAGGTTCACGACCAGCTCGGCCAAGTCTTCACCAGCATCAAGATCGACCTCTCGCTGATGCAAAAAGCGCTCGCCCGATCCGATCGCTCAGGTGAAAAGACACTGGCCCTTCTTCACGAGAAGATTGCGTCGATGTCGCACTTAGTAGACGCCGCCATTCGAACGGTGCAGAAGATTGGAACGCAGCTGAGACCGGGAGTGCTCGACGACTTGGGGTTGGTTGCGGCGATTGAATGGCAAACAAAGGCGTTCCAAACTCGAACCGGTATCTCGTGCCGGATCAAAACCAACCTTCAGACCGTTGACCTCGACCGTGATCGCGCGACGGCCGTCTTCCGAATCTTCCAAGAGATATTGACAAATGTCGCCCGCCACGCGAAAGCGACACGGGTGGACATCCTGGTAGAGGAAGAGAACCGCCAACTCTTTCTAGACGTAGAGGACAACGGCCTGGGAATTTCCAATCAAGAGATCTCCAATCCCACCTCTCTGGGGTTGCTGGGGATGCGGGAGCGCGCCCTTCTCTTCAACGGAGAGATCAGCATCAGCGGCATTTCCGGCAAAGGAACAAAGGTCGGTCTTCGGATTCCGCTGAAAAAGCGAGGCGCCGACAGAAAGGCCCGGAAACCGAGTATCTGA
- a CDS encoding response regulator, with protein MTTPLRALIIEDSQSDAELILLELRQGGFEPTYERVETAYEMTDALRRQTWDVILADYTLPKFSAPEALALLKKTGRDIPLLIISGSIGEETAVAAMKAGAHDYLMKDNLTRLPAAIQRELREAENRAERKSLEKQLLQAQKMESLGQLASGISHDFNNVLTGILGYSDLGLAKINLGHPLYPNFITIRKLAERAAGITRQLLAFARRQTIEAIDLNLNAIISDLLKLIATTLGEDIRIKFTPDAALKTVHADIAQIEQVLMNLCINARDAMPQGGALTIETKNIHLEKADCLALPNARPGSYVLLEVIDTGTGMEEKVREKIFEPFFTTKSPGKGTGLGLSLVYGIVRQHHGTIQVQSAPGKGTAFKVYFPSVEKPAIPKPSPPSLPPRGSGTILVVEDDPAVRNLIKLVLDNFDYAVLAADSVKEGLKVFQAHSNSITLILSDMVMPEASGMDLFRKIQELKQNVPFLFISGHFNHFEDPDFLLRNNFHLLEKPFSPSELAAKVDAILRKK; from the coding sequence ATGACGACCCCCCTGCGAGCGTTGATCATCGAGGATTCCCAAAGTGATGCAGAATTGATCCTGCTGGAATTGCGGCAGGGCGGTTTTGAACCGACGTATGAGCGCGTCGAGACCGCCTATGAAATGACGGACGCCCTCCGGCGCCAAACCTGGGACGTTATACTGGCCGACTACACCTTGCCGAAATTCAGCGCGCCGGAGGCGCTGGCACTCCTAAAAAAAACGGGGCGCGACATCCCGCTCCTCATCATTTCGGGAAGCATTGGAGAAGAGACCGCCGTGGCCGCGATGAAAGCCGGGGCGCACGACTATTTAATGAAAGACAACCTCACGCGCCTGCCCGCCGCCATTCAACGGGAGCTGCGCGAGGCCGAAAATCGCGCCGAGCGAAAGTCGCTTGAAAAGCAGCTCCTTCAGGCGCAAAAGATGGAGAGTCTCGGCCAGCTCGCCAGCGGGATCTCTCACGATTTCAACAATGTCCTGACTGGTATCCTCGGCTATTCCGATTTGGGCTTAGCCAAAATTAATTTGGGACATCCTCTCTATCCCAACTTTATCACCATCCGAAAGCTGGCGGAGCGGGCCGCAGGGATTACCCGACAGCTCCTTGCTTTCGCGCGCCGGCAGACGATCGAGGCGATCGACCTGAATCTGAATGCGATCATTTCGGACCTCCTTAAACTGATCGCCACGACCCTGGGAGAGGATATCCGAATCAAATTCACTCCCGACGCTGCGCTCAAGACGGTTCATGCGGACATTGCTCAGATCGAGCAGGTCTTGATGAACCTTTGCATAAACGCTAGAGATGCGATGCCGCAAGGGGGAGCGTTAACGATTGAGACGAAGAATATTCACTTGGAAAAAGCGGACTGCCTCGCTCTTCCGAATGCCCGTCCCGGATCGTACGTTCTCCTCGAAGTGATCGATACCGGAACCGGAATGGAAGAAAAAGTCCGGGAGAAGATCTTTGAACCTTTTTTCACGACAAAGAGTCCGGGGAAGGGAACAGGGCTCGGCCTCTCACTGGTTTACGGCATTGTCCGTCAACACCATGGAACCATTCAAGTTCAAAGCGCCCCTGGTAAAGGGACCGCCTTCAAAGTTTATTTTCCATCCGTCGAAAAACCCGCCATTCCCAAACCGTCCCCTCCCTCCCTTCCACCGAGAGGATCGGGAACGATTCTGGTGGTAGAAGATGATCCCGCCGTCCGGAATCTTATTAAACTGGTTTTAGACAACTTCGACTACGCCGTCCTCGCCGCCGACAGCGTGAAAGAGGGGTTAAAAGTATTCCAAGCGCATTCTAATTCAATTACGCTTATTCTCTCGGACATGGTCATGCCGGAGGCAAGCGGAATGGACCTCTTCAGGAAAATACAGGAGTTGAAACAAAACGTGCCGTTCCTATTCATCAGTGGCCACTTTAACCACTTCGAAGATCCGGACTTCCTCTTGAGAAACAACTTCCATCTACTCGAAAAGCCTTTTAGCCCGTCGGAGCTGGCGGCGAAGGTCGACGCGATTCTAAGGAAAAAATGA
- a CDS encoding EAL domain-containing protein, with product MALAAVRIGGDRLILREFDALEARYRALVEHIPAGTFLTTLDERTLYVSPQIERMFNIPASVWMSEPRYWIKQVDPVDQERVVAELHRFLTDGEPFNSDYRMRTADGRLIWVHAEAVLVRDESGRPQCIQGIVLDITAHKREADLREHQALHDALTNLPNRVLLRDRLEQAILTRQRGGKPLALLIMDLNRFREVNDTLGHHHGDLLLKQVGSRLKEIVRMTDTVARLGGDEFAILLPGESAEGAVMASEKILKTLERPFSLEGQTVDVGASIGIALCPDHGSEADLLIQRADVAMYAAKESGNSHAVYASERDPHTTRRLALLSGLRQAIQKNQLFLLYQPKIDLRTSRPIGVEALVRWQHPDIGPVAPDQFIPLAEQTGLIKPLTLWVLEEALRQCRTWRDEGLEVLVAVNLSARNLQDPHLCEEVTWLLEAHDLPADLLELEITESFLMADPVRAMEILSELNGKGIHLAIDDFGIGYSSLGYLKRLPAAVIKIDKSFVKGLAEDKDDAMIVRSTIDLAHNLGRKVVAEGVESKEICEVLASLGCDAAQGYYFSRPIPPKDLSNWFKNLPNG from the coding sequence ATGGCGCTGGCGGCGGTACGGATCGGCGGAGATCGCCTCATCCTTCGCGAATTTGATGCTCTTGAGGCGCGCTACCGCGCCTTGGTCGAACATATCCCGGCCGGAACATTCTTAACCACGCTTGATGAAAGGACCCTTTACGTGAGTCCCCAAATTGAGCGGATGTTCAACATCCCGGCATCGGTTTGGATGTCGGAGCCGAGATACTGGATCAAGCAGGTCGATCCAGTCGATCAGGAGCGGGTTGTCGCCGAGCTGCATCGCTTCCTGACAGACGGCGAGCCTTTTAACTCGGACTATCGAATGCGGACGGCCGACGGGAGACTGATCTGGGTGCATGCGGAGGCGGTGTTAGTCAGGGACGAATCCGGCCGGCCTCAGTGTATCCAGGGAATTGTTCTAGACATCACCGCTCACAAGAGGGAAGCCGACCTCCGGGAACATCAGGCGCTGCACGACGCATTAACCAATCTTCCCAACCGGGTTTTGCTGCGAGACCGGCTGGAGCAGGCAATCCTAACCAGGCAGCGCGGGGGAAAGCCGCTCGCCCTGCTGATCATGGACCTTAACCGCTTTCGCGAGGTGAACGATACGCTGGGGCATCATCACGGCGATCTTTTGTTGAAGCAAGTCGGATCCCGTTTAAAGGAGATCGTGAGGATGACCGACACGGTGGCGCGGCTTGGCGGTGATGAATTTGCCATTCTCCTTCCCGGTGAGTCGGCTGAGGGGGCGGTCATGGCGTCAGAAAAAATTTTAAAGACCCTCGAGCGCCCTTTTTCTCTGGAGGGCCAGACCGTCGATGTCGGCGCGAGTATTGGCATTGCGCTCTGTCCCGACCACGGCAGCGAGGCCGATCTGCTCATCCAGCGCGCCGATGTTGCAATGTACGCCGCCAAGGAATCCGGGAACAGCCATGCCGTTTACGCCTCCGAGCGGGATCCCCATACGACACGGCGGCTGGCGCTCTTGTCCGGTTTGCGCCAGGCAATCCAAAAGAATCAGCTCTTTCTTCTCTACCAACCGAAGATAGATCTTAGAACCAGTCGCCCCATCGGTGTGGAAGCGCTGGTGCGCTGGCAACATCCGGACATTGGACCTGTGGCGCCCGATCAGTTCATCCCCCTCGCGGAGCAAACCGGGTTGATCAAGCCGCTGACCCTCTGGGTGCTGGAGGAGGCGCTGCGGCAATGCCGGACTTGGCGGGATGAGGGGTTGGAAGTTCTTGTGGCAGTTAATCTCTCCGCCCGTAACCTGCAAGACCCCCATCTTTGCGAGGAGGTTACCTGGTTGCTGGAGGCCCACGATCTGCCAGCGGACCTTCTGGAATTGGAGATCACTGAAAGCTTCTTGATGGCCGATCCGGTGCGCGCGATGGAGATTCTCTCAGAGTTGAACGGAAAAGGAATTCACCTCGCGATCGACGATTTCGGCATCGGCTACTCTTCCCTCGGCTACCTGAAACGGCTACCAGCCGCCGTCATCAAGATCGACAAGTCCTTTGTCAAAGGCTTGGCCGAGGATAAGGACGACGCCATGATCGTCCGCTCTACGATCGACCTGGCGCACAATTTGGGGCGGAAGGTGGTGGCAGAGGGGGTGGAGAGCAAGGAAATTTGCGAAGTACTCGCCTCTCTCGGCTGCGATGCCGCACAAGGATATTATTTCAGCCGACCGATTCCGCCAAAGGACCTGTCCAACTGGTTCAAAAACTTACCAAATGGATAA
- a CDS encoding HU family DNA-binding protein: MTGIIGETLAAVAKWVEKIGRFSFPGFGTFTMKSRAARKGSNPQTDETIMIKASRAVKSKTGPALKKDLSSGKEFI, from the coding sequence ATGACCGGCATTATCGGCGAAACACTTGCGGCCGTCGCCAAATGGGTCGAGAAAATCGGGCGATTCTCCTTCCCCGGCTTCGGAACGTTTACGATGAAGAGCCGTGCGGCGCGTAAAGGAAGTAATCCGCAGACCGATGAAACGATCATGATCAAGGCGAGTAGAGCGGTTAAATCCAAGACTGGCCCGGCTCTAAAGAAAGATCTATCGTCAGGAAAGGAGTTTATCTGA
- a CDS encoding response regulator transcription factor → MKNQHREIISKAIRPRELTKREREVVKLVTEGYKNKEVAEELGIAVKTVETHRANIMNKLAFRNIAQLVRYAIQKGLVQIEID, encoded by the coding sequence TTGAAAAACCAACACAGGGAAATCATCTCCAAGGCAATCCGGCCCCGGGAGCTTACCAAGCGCGAGCGCGAGGTCGTCAAACTGGTTACAGAGGGTTATAAGAACAAAGAAGTTGCCGAGGAGCTGGGCATCGCCGTCAAAACGGTGGAGACCCACCGCGCCAATATCATGAACAAACTGGCCTTTCGCAACATCGCTCAACTGGTTCGCTACGCGATCCAAAAGGGACTTGTCCAGATCGAGATCGACTAA
- the nikR gene encoding nickel-responsive transcriptional regulator NikR — protein sequence MSNVVRFGVSIHESLLKQFDQYIEEKRYTNRSEALRDLIRDHLVEQEWDENKETVGTITIVYDHGVHELMEKLTDLQHHYSSLIRSTLHIHLDQHRCLEVLVVRGRSGEIKRIADSLIATKGVKHGKLTATTTGKDLK from the coding sequence ATGTCAAATGTCGTTCGGTTTGGTGTTTCCATCCACGAGAGCCTTCTCAAACAGTTCGATCAGTATATAGAAGAAAAAAGATATACCAATCGCTCTGAAGCTTTGCGCGATCTGATACGGGACCATCTGGTCGAACAGGAGTGGGATGAAAATAAAGAAACCGTCGGAACGATTACGATTGTCTATGATCACGGAGTCCATGAGCTGATGGAGAAGCTGACCGACCTGCAGCACCATTATTCCTCACTGATCCGCTCCACCCTCCATATTCATCTGGACCAGCATCGCTGCCTGGAGGTATTGGTCGTACGCGGCCGGAGCGGTGAGATCAAGAGAATTGCCGATTCGCTCATCGCAACAAAAGGGGTAAAGCATGGAAAACTGACTGCGACCACGACCGGTAAAGACTTAAAATAA
- a CDS encoding TolC family protein produces the protein MRSKTLTILIFILFFLGSHAGATARAEESPPTPRPLGSDLPAFRAIAPRQEMPDSRGDGAATREPTGALTLRQALVLALMRNPELRAFSWEVRAREAATLQAGLLHNPTIGADLQDLGVSASPDSVPQPQGTLQLSQIIELGGKRTKRREAAALSRDLAGWDYETKRIEIFTQVTQAFADLLRGQQQQELTEETVRLAEETARVVSERVRAGKVSPIEEIRANVALASAGIERNRAGKELEAARKQLAATWGSAIPQFEKAEGILDAISPIPSISQLAERLSQNPDLARWATEIAQRRAVIDLERSQGVPDLTLMGGIRRYESTGDNVFIIGLSFPLPLFNRNQGGIQEARDRLEKGEEERRAAEVRVTTALSEAYRTLSTAHIEATALEEKVLPGAAQAFEAVNEGYRLGKFGLLDVLDAQRTLFGSRAQHLRALADYHQAVAEVERLIGEPLDVTGGRP, from the coding sequence ATGCGTTCAAAAACACTCACCATCTTAATCTTTATTCTCTTCTTCCTCGGATCACACGCCGGCGCCACCGCCCGCGCTGAGGAATCGCCCCCGACACCGCGTCCTCTGGGGAGCGACCTTCCAGCTTTCCGCGCCATTGCGCCCCGCCAGGAGATGCCCGACAGCCGAGGGGACGGGGCGGCCACCCGAGAACCGACCGGGGCCCTCACCCTCCGACAAGCTTTAGTCTTGGCGCTGATGCGCAATCCGGAGCTTCGGGCCTTCTCCTGGGAGGTTCGTGCGAGAGAGGCGGCGACCCTCCAGGCAGGGCTTCTCCACAACCCGACGATCGGCGCCGACCTGCAGGATCTTGGGGTTTCAGCTTCCCCCGACAGTGTCCCTCAACCCCAGGGTACTTTGCAGCTTAGCCAGATCATCGAGCTGGGGGGAAAGCGGACGAAGCGGCGCGAGGCCGCGGCGCTTTCGCGCGACCTCGCCGGATGGGACTACGAAACCAAGCGGATCGAGATCTTCACGCAGGTCACCCAGGCGTTTGCCGATCTGTTGAGAGGACAGCAGCAGCAGGAGTTGACGGAAGAAACGGTCCGGCTTGCCGAAGAGACGGCCCGCGTCGTCTCCGAACGGGTCCGGGCGGGAAAGGTGTCGCCGATCGAGGAGATCCGGGCGAACGTCGCGCTGGCTTCGGCGGGGATCGAACGCAATCGGGCCGGGAAGGAATTAGAGGCCGCCCGAAAACAATTGGCGGCCACCTGGGGAAGCGCGATCCCCCAATTTGAAAAAGCGGAGGGAATACTGGACGCCATTTCTCCTATTCCCTCCATTTCACAACTGGCCGAGCGTCTGTCCCAGAATCCGGATCTCGCCCGCTGGGCGACCGAAATCGCCCAGCGCCGGGCAGTAATCGATCTGGAGCGATCGCAGGGCGTTCCCGACCTGACCCTGATGGGCGGCATCCGGCGGTACGAATCGACGGGAGACAACGTCTTCATCATCGGCCTCTCTTTTCCCCTCCCGCTCTTCAACCGGAATCAAGGGGGGATTCAGGAGGCGCGCGACCGGCTGGAGAAGGGGGAAGAAGAGCGGCGGGCCGCGGAGGTGCGGGTCACGACTGCGCTCTCGGAGGCCTACCGGACCCTCTCAACCGCGCACATCGAGGCGACCGCTCTGGAGGAGAAGGTCCTTCCCGGCGCCGCGCAGGCATTCGAGGCGGTGAACGAGGGATATCGGCTCGGAAAGTTCGGTTTATTGGATGTGTTAGACGCGCAACGGACGCTGTTCGGTTCGCGTGCGCAACATCTGCGCGCCCTGGCCGACTATCACCAGGCGGTGGCAGAGGTCGAACGGCTGATCGGGGAGCCTTTGGATGTTACTGGTGGCCGCCCCTAG